Below is a window of Myxococcaceae bacterium JPH2 DNA.
CCGCCCACCGACCAGCATGGCCGTAAAGGCGAGTATCGAACCCGCAGCCGCCCACAGCGCGCCGCGCCGGTCGAGCACTGCGGCCGCGCCCATCACCGCCAGGCTGTAGAGGAAGGTGAGCGGAGAGTCCGCCCCACCGCTCAGGTACACCAGTCCCGTGGCGATGATGACGTCGCTCACCACCTGACCGGCGGCATCCCCCTTGCCCGCCGTGCCGCGGCGCAGCCGCAGGCCCGAAACGACGGTGGAGATGTACGCACCGACGATGACAGCGAAGAACCACGAGTCCGCGCGACTGGGTTCCTGCAAGGGATGCGCAAGCAGCCGCGCCACCGTGATGACGAGCGAGAGGCTCGCCGACACGGTCCGGAACGACACCAACCACACCAGGCGCGTGCCCAGTCCACTGGACTGCGTGCGCGCGCCGACCTCCGCGGGACTACTTGATGGCACCGGCAATGGAGAAGATGGGCAGGTACATGGCGATGAGGAAGCCACCGACCACGCCGCCGAGGAACACCATGAGCAACGGCTCGATCATCGACGTGAGCGCGCTGACGGCGGTATCCACCTCGTCATCGTAGAAGTCGGCGATCTTGTTGAGCATCGTGTCCATGGCGCCCGTGGCCTCGCCCACGCCGATCATCTGCACTACCATGGACGGGAACACCTTGGTCTCCAGCAGCGGGCCCGCGATGTTCTTGCCCTCGGAGATCTTCCCGCGCACGTAGTAGATGGCCTCTTCCACCGTGCGGTTACCGGCTGTCTTCGCCGTCACGTCCAGCGCGTCCAGGATGGGGACGCCAGAGGAGATCATCGTGCCCAGCGTGCGGGTGAAGCGCGCCACGGCCACCTTGCGGAGCACGTTGCCGAACAGCGGCGCGGACAGGAAGGCCCGGTCCCAGAACTTGCGGCCCTTGGGCTGCCGGTAGCTGTAGTTGAAGGAGAACACCAGCACCGCGATGGTGATGATGGCGTGCAGGTAGTACGCCTGCGCGATCTCCGAGATGTCCACCACCATCTGGGTGGGCGCCGGCAGCTTCTGGCCGAAGTCCGCGAACATCTTGGCGAACACCGGCGTCACCTTGAGGAGCAGCAGCGCCGTCACGCCGATGGCCACGAGGATGACGATGGCCGGATAGGTCATCGCGCCCTTGACCTTGCGCTTCAGCTTCTCGCTCTTCTCGCGGTAGGCCGCCAGACGGTTGAGGATGGTATCGAGGATACCGCCGACCTCACCGGCCGCGCACAGCTGGATGTACAGCTCGTCGAAGACCTTGGGGTGGTCCTTCAGGGCATCCGCGAAGGTGCTGCCCTGCTCCACCTTGCCCTTGATGGCGAACACCACCTTCTTGAAGGCGGGGTTGTCCATCTGGCTGGCGAGGATGTCCAGACACTGCACCAGCGGGAGACCCGCGTCGATCATCGTCGCGAACTGACGCGTGAAGATGAGGATGTCCTTGCCCGTCACCCCGCCCATGCCGGGCAGGGAGATCTCCCCGTCGAGGGCGCTCTTCTTGCGCACCTTCGTGGGGTTGAGGCCGAGGGACTTGAGGCGGGCATTGACCGCCTCCACGTCCATGGCCTCCATCTCGCCCTTCTTCGTCTCTCCGCTCTTGGTCTTCGCCTCCCAGAGGAACTGGGCCGTGTTCTTCTTGGGCGCCGCCGCCTTCTGTTGCACTGCCGGTGCTGCCATACCTGGACCTCCGCGGAGGGGGGCGACTCTACCCCGTGGTCTTCATTCCCGAAAACTAACGAGCGCCCGTACCGCCGGCCGGCCGCTGGCCACCAGGTCCCGGCCCGGAGGCGCCACTCGTGGACAGGATGTTGCGCAGCTCGTCCGGATCACTCGACCGGCCAAAGGCTTCGTCCTGGGAGATGAGGCGCCGGCTCAGCAGCGCCGCCAGGGCCTGGTTGAAGGTCTGCATGCCGTACTTGGCCTGACCGACCTGCATGGACGAGTAGATCTGGTGGACCTTGTCCTCACGGATGAGGTTCCGGATGGCGGGGTTGGGCACCATCACTTCCAGCGCCAGCACGCGGCCCGGGCTGCCCGCGCGTGACAGCAGGGACTGGCTCATCACGCCCTCCAGCACGAAGGAGAGCTGGGCGCGAACCTGCGGCTGCTGGTACGGCGGGAACACGTCCAGCACGCGGTTGATGGTCTGCACCGCGCTGTTGGTGTGGAGCGTCGCGTAGCAGATGTGGCCCGTCTCCGCGATGGTGAGCGCCGCCTCGATGGTCTCCAGGTCGCGCAACTCACCGACCAGCACCACGTCCGGATCCTGGCGGAGGATGTACTTGAGGGCCGTCTTGAAGTTCCGCGTGTCCGCACCCACCTCGCGCTGATTGACGAGGCAGTTCTTGTGCGGATGCAGATACTCGATGGGGTCCTCGATGGTCATGATGTGCTCATGACGCTCGGTGTTGATCTTGTCGATCATCGAGGCCAGCGTGGTGGACTTGCCCGACCCCGTGGGTCCCGTCACCAGGATGAGGCCGCGCGGCTTCTTCACCAGCTCGGCCACCACCGGCGGCAGGCCCAGCTCCTGGAAGGTGAGGATCTTGAACGGAATGGTCCGGAACGCGCCGGCCACCGCGCCACGCTGCATGAAGATGTTCGCGCGGAAGCGCGAGAGCCCCTTCACGCCGAACGACAGGTCCAGCTCGTTCTCCTCCTCGAACTTGTGCTTCTGCGCGTCGGTGAGGATGGAGTAGCAGAGCTGCTTGGTCTCCACCGGCGTGAGCGGTGCCGTCTTGAGCGGCACCAGCTCGCCGTCCACGCGCAGCTGCGGCGGAGAGCCGGTGGTGATGTGGAGGTCGGAGGCGCCCTTCTCGACCATCGCCTTCAGGAGCTGGTGCAGGTTGGCCACGGATGCGTGTCCTGTCTCGGGGGTAGGGAGGAGAAGCGGTGACTAGAAGCGGTCCGGCGCGGTGTTGCCCACCACCTCTTCGAGCGTGGTGAGGCCATCCATCATCTTGCGCAAACCGCTCATGCGCAGGCTGCTCATGCCCAGCCGGATCGCCTCCTGCTTCAGCTCGGCGGCGGACGCGCCGTTGATGACCAGCTCCTTGAGGCCGTCCCAGAAGGGCATGACCTCGTAGATGGCCACGCGGCCACGGTAGCCACGGTCGTTGCAGTCGCGGCAGCCGACCTTCTCGTACATGGTGAAGG
It encodes the following:
- a CDS encoding type II secretion system F family protein; translated protein: MAAPAVQQKAAAPKKNTAQFLWEAKTKSGETKKGEMEAMDVEAVNARLKSLGLNPTKVRKKSALDGEISLPGMGGVTGKDILIFTRQFATMIDAGLPLVQCLDILASQMDNPAFKKVVFAIKGKVEQGSTFADALKDHPKVFDELYIQLCAAGEVGGILDTILNRLAAYREKSEKLKRKVKGAMTYPAIVILVAIGVTALLLLKVTPVFAKMFADFGQKLPAPTQMVVDISEIAQAYYLHAIITIAVLVFSFNYSYRQPKGRKFWDRAFLSAPLFGNVLRKVAVARFTRTLGTMISSGVPILDALDVTAKTAGNRTVEEAIYYVRGKISEGKNIAGPLLETKVFPSMVVQMIGVGEATGAMDTMLNKIADFYDDEVDTAVSALTSMIEPLLMVFLGGVVGGFLIAMYLPIFSIAGAIK
- a CDS encoding type IV pilus twitching motility protein PilT, with translation MANLHQLLKAMVEKGASDLHITTGSPPQLRVDGELVPLKTAPLTPVETKQLCYSILTDAQKHKFEEENELDLSFGVKGLSRFRANIFMQRGAVAGAFRTIPFKILTFQELGLPPVVAELVKKPRGLILVTGPTGSGKSTTLASMIDKINTERHEHIMTIEDPIEYLHPHKNCLVNQREVGADTRNFKTALKYILRQDPDVVLVGELRDLETIEAALTIAETGHICYATLHTNSAVQTINRVLDVFPPYQQPQVRAQLSFVLEGVMSQSLLSRAGSPGRVLALEVMVPNPAIRNLIREDKVHQIYSSMQVGQAKYGMQTFNQALAALLSRRLISQDEAFGRSSDPDELRNILSTSGASGPGPGGQRPAGGTGAR